The segment TATCGCTCCGCAATTAATGATGCTGTAGCTGGAAAACCATTTGATACAAACCTGCTAGGTAACTTAGAAGGCCTTGCTAATCGTGGCTATACCGATGGCTTTTATGAACGTCATCACGATAAGGAGTATCAGCTTTATATGCGTGGCCACTCCTTGTCAGGAAGAAGTCTATATGTTGGCGAGACACTGGATGTCGACCACAAGAATGGGCGTGTGAAGGTAGATGTCAAAAATCGTTTCTCAATTGGTGACAAATTAGAAATCATTGAGCCCAACGGAAATCAAGATCTTGCCCTGGATCAGATGTGGAATATGAATGGCGAACCTATATCCGTTGCGCCAGGATCTGGCCACTTTGTATGGATCAAATTAGCCCTTAAAGGCAACAAGGCATATATCGCGCGCTACACGAACGAGCCAGCGCCAATTGAGACCGCCTCCTCTTGTTCAAATGGCGAAACTTGCTGCAACGCTTAATTTTGATTTATTAACCCCCCCATGAATACTGCCTCAAACGCCAACCCAGCAAAATCCACCTTTAAAGAAAAACTAATTGATGAGGCCAAAAAGGCGCTTGCCTTAACTCTTTATTTGGGCACATGGTTCTGCGCTCTCGCATTCTTAGCGGCAACTTTGCTTGATGAGCGCCCTATTCCACTAAGCATGTTTGGCTTTGCCTTGATTAAGGCAGGGATTACCGCAAAGTTTTTGTTAATTGGACAAGCAATTTACCCGATTAAGGTCGATAAAACTCATGGCATCGTTAAATCACTTTTTGTTGAGTCTCTGATCTACATTGTTATTGTTTTGGGACTGAATTATCTTGAGGCGGGTATTGATGGCGTCATTCATGGAAAGCATTTCCTAGAATCTTTGGAATCATTTGGTCAATCCAACCCTTTAAGATTGGCTGCTCTTTCTATCGTTTACTGGCTCATCATTTGGCCATACCTCATGCTTGCTGGCATGCAACTCATCATGGGTCAAGACCACATCCTGAGTTTATTTTTTGGATCAAAAAATTCAAGCGATAACTAAATTAGATGTGATGACCCGATTCTGGTCATCATTTCAGTCTCTAATTTTTCAAGTTGGGCTTGTATTACTGGCGTTCACTTCGATTAATGCGCATGGTCAAGAAATTGAAGCGCGCGCGTACTCCAATGCGCCTATAGGCATGAACTTTCTCACTGGTGGTCTCGCTCAAGCAAAAAGTGGTTCATACACCCTTAATACTCAAGCATTAAGTCTTACCCATGTAATTGATGCAGTAGGCCAATCAGGACGACTCACTTTGGTTCTGCCCTATGCTGAGCTGACTGGCACTGGCCAAGTGGGCGCACAAACAATTAATGCTTCTGCAGAGGGTCTATCTGACCCACTCATCAAAGCATCGGTCAACTTATATGGTGCTCCTGCGCTTACCAACAGTGAGTTCGCAAACTACCGACAAGATTTAATTATTGGCGCCAGTATTGCCGCATCTATTCCCTGGGGGCAATACAACAGCAATCAGATGATTAATGTGGGGGCCAATCGATCGCTCATTCAGCCTGCAGCGGGACTCTCTCAAGCAGTTGGTCCATGGCGATTAGAGCTTGCGGGTATGGCAACCATCTATACAAGCAATAATAATTTCATGGGCAACAATACTCTCTCGCAAAATCCAATCTACTCAGGCGAGACCCATGTAATTTACTATTTTCCTAATGCGGCATGGATCTCTGCTGATGCAACATATTTCACGGGCGGTCAAACCTATGTCAATGGCTTGCCTGCAAGTGGTAGTCAAGAGAACTGGCGTTTTGGTAGCACCTTGTCTTACCCAATAGATAAAAGCAACTCTATTCGTCTAAGCGGTAGCAAAGGAGTCTACTCACGTACCGACACTAGCTACAACGCAGTAGGTATTTCTTGGCAATACCGCTGGGGTGGAACCCCATAGATAGATTAATACTGGTATCGCTACAATTGAACAAAACATAATTATTAGACTTATACCGAGACAAATATGACCTCAAAACCAAAGGACCCTAAATCCACTCCAGAAAGCGGTCTACGTAAAGGCTTAACCAGCTATGGGGATAAAGGCTTCTCCTTATTTCTGCGCAAGGCATTTATTAAAGGTGCTGGCTATACAAATAGCGCGTTAGATCGACCGGTCATTGGCATTATTAATACTGGTAGCTCTTACAACCCTTGTCACGGCAATATGCCGCAACTCATTGAAGCGGTGAAACGTGGCGTTATGTTGGCTGGTGGATTGCCGATGGACTTTCCAACGATCTCCATTCATGAAAGCTTCTCATCACCTACATCAATGTACCTACGTAACTTGATGTCAATGGACACTGAAGAGATGTTGCGCGCACAACCCATGGATGCAGTTGTCATGATTGGGGGTTGCGATAAGACTGTGCCAGCGCAAATGATGGGCGCAGCGTCTGCTGGATTACCCGCCATTCAACTCATTACCGGCTCTATGTTGACTGGCTCTCACCGCAGTGAACGTGTGGGGGCTTGTACAGACTGCCGTCGATATTGGGGCAAGTTTAGAGCCGGTGAGATTGATGAAGTCGAAAAAGATGAAGTAAATGATCAGCTGGTAGCCAGCGTTGGCACTTGCTCTGTAATGGGTACAGCAAGTACGATGGCTTGTATTTCTGAAGCGCTTGGTATGACCGTACCCGGCGGAGCATCGCCACCAGCAGTGACAGCCGATCGTATTCGCATTGCGGAAGAGACAGGGGCTAGAGCCGTGCAAATGGCCAAAGATGGTTTAACCATCGACAAGATTCTGACAGCGGATGCCTTTGAGAATGCTATGCGTGTTCTATTAGCAATCGGCGGATCAACCAATGGCATTGTTCACTTAGCAGCGATTGCTGGACGCATGGGCCTAGAGATTGATCTTGATGCTCTAGATAAAATGGGAGATGAAACCCCAGTACTACTGGATCTCAAACCATCAGGCGATCATTATATGGAGAACTTCCATGATGCAGGCGGCATGAGTACTTTGCTGCGTGAACTCAAGCCACTTCTCAAGCTCAATGCAATGACCGTTACAGGCAGAACCTTGGGTGAAGAGATCGATGCAGGTCCACCTAGTTTTAAACAAGATGTCGTTCGTAAATTTAATCACCCCATTTATCCAAGAGGCAGTATTGCAGTCCTCCATGGCAATCTAGCTCCTGGTGGTGCAATCATTAAGCAATCAGCCGCTAATGAGAAACTCATGGAACATGAGGGTCGTGCCGTGGTATTTGAGAACGCAGAGGACTTAGCAAATCGTATCGATAGCCCAGATTTAGATGTCACAGCAGAAGATATATTGGTGCTCAAAAACATTGGCCCTAAGGGTGCCCCTGGTATGCCTGAAGCGGGATACATCCCCATTCCTTTAAAACTAGCTCGTGCTGGTATTAAAGATATCGTGCGTATTTCTGACGGTCGTATGAGTGGCACTGCATTTGGAACTATTGTTTTGCACGTTACTCCAGAATCCGCAATCGGTGGCCCTCTTGCCTATGTACGCAATGGTGATCGCATTCGCCTCTCCGTTAAAAATCGTGAAATTAGCTTACTGATTAGCGATGAAGAACTAGCGAAGCGTGCTAAGGAAAATCCAGCGGTCGAGCCAACGGCTGAACGCGGCTACAAGAAATTATTCCTTGATACCGTTACCCAAGCAGATAAAGGTGTTGATTTTGATTTCCTGCGGGCACCAAAAATCATTGGCAAGACACCCAAGAGATGATTAAAGCGGATTAGAGATTTCGGAGTTCTCGACGCAATATCTTTCCTACATTGGACTTAGGAAGTTCGTGTGCAAACACTACCTTCCTGGGTCTCTTGTAACTCGTAAGCGTATCTTTGCAATATTGCAAGACATCTGCCTCCGTCAAATGATGATCAGACTTGACGACATATGCTTTAACAATCTCGCCTAGCTTGCGATGCGGGACGCCAATTACTGCACACTCTCGCACACCAGGCATTTGCGCTAAGACATCTTCAACATCATTTGGGAACACTTTGAATCCAGCGACAACAATCATGTCCTTCTTGCGATCCACGATCTGGATATGTCCGCTTTCGGTAATGAGACCAATGTCACCAGATTTAAAGTATCCATCAGCCGTCATACAGTGCGCCGTCTCTTCAGGCTTATTCCAATAGCCAGCCATCACCTGAGGCCCTTTGATACAGATCTCTCCTGGAGTACCATCGGGCAACTGAACTTCATCATCATCCAAGATAACTACGTCCGTACTAGGCATCGGAGGGCCAATATGTCCCGTGAAATGAGTTTCTAGCGGACTATTTACACAAACAACCGGCGAGGTTTCTGATAAACCATACCCTTGAGCAATTGGGCACCCTGTTATAGCCTGCCAATGATCAGCAGTCTTACGATGAACAGCCATGCCACCGCCGATCGTTACCAGTAAATTAGTAAATTTCACTTTTTTGAACTCTGGTCGGTGAATCAGCGCATGAAACAAAGTATTCACACCAGGAAAGATATTGATTTTGGGATGCTTGATAAGCAAATTTATGAATCCATCAATATCTCGAGGATTGGCTACCAAAATAAGCATGGCACCTTTTGCCATCCCAAGAAATGCGCAAGCAGTTAATGCAAAGATATGCGTCATCGGCAGCGCACATAAAAATTGTAATTGCTGATCCGCCTTCTTGAGCCCTGGATTCAACCACATTTCAATTTGCGCCACATTTGACAGGATATTTCTATGAAGCAATACTGCGCCCTTAGAAATACCAGTAGTTCCACCGGTGTATTGCAAAAAGGCAATGTCATATAATTCAATAGCAGGCTGATCAAATGATCTTTTTTGCCCAATTTCGAGTGCCTGTTTAAAGCCAATATGGTCGATATTCCATTTTGGGACAAGCCGTTTGACATTACGCGCGACCCAATTAATGACGTAACCTTTAAGACCCATTAATTCACCGGGACTACTCACGATTACTTTACTTACGGAGGTCTTAGTCGCAATTTGCTCATAGGTGTGAGCAAAATTTTCCATTAAGACTAGTACGGTTGCCCCACTATCGAGTAGCTGCGCCTCTAGCTCGCGTGCTGTATATAAAGGATTGATATTTACTACTACGTAACCAGCCCGCAACACGCCAATCATCGCAATTAGATATTCGATGACATTTGGATACATCAGGGCAATACGTGCACCCTTCTCTAAGTTCAAGCTCTGCAAATAAGATGCAAAGTCTTTTGATAAATGATCTATCTGCCGGTAAGTAAAAGATTTACCCATTGATTCAGCAGCTTTGCGACTGCCAAACCGGTCAAATGCCGTTTCAAAGAATTCCGCTAAAGATGAATATGTAAGCGGAGCAATTTCTGGATCGACACCAGGGGGATAATTTTTAATCCAAGGTTTTGAATTACTCATGCTATTTTCAAATACCTGTAGTAGATGCGGTAAGTGCGAGTAGTTAGTTCAACTGAAACCTAAGCTAACTTTTTAGCACCCTTCAACACTTTTATAGCACCCCAGCCAAGAGCCAAAACCTTGCTGGCCAATTTAGGCTTGTAATGCGCTAAAGCTGCGAAAGCGCTAGTCCATAGCAAGGGATTGTCTTTAACAAAATGAAATGCATCAATACCCTTATCAGCCCATGATAAGGGCTTTTCCCAGGGCTCAAAATGCTTTGAAAATTCAAGTCGCTCTTTCTGAGACAGCATTTGCAACTCAGAACGCCTTAGCAATAGGCCTTTTAGCTTTTGATTCATAGATTAGCGGTTTAATTCTTCGGCATCTTTTGCTAACTCAGCAATAGATGCCTCAAAAAGTTTCGGCATGGTGCGCAAAGACTGGATAACAAATACAGCCAAAATAACACCGATTGAGATGAAAGCACCCGTCAATATACTAAGCGCCAAGATGCGATCCGACTCCCAGCTATAGATCACGATCAACAGCGCAAGCATTACCAGCCCAAAGAACAAAAAAAATAATGCCGATACGATCATGACTAGAGATTGCAAAAATTTACTTCTGGCAATTTGCACATCAACCGAGAGTAGTTCTAAGCGTGTTTGCGCAATCGATGCACCAGTCGCCGCCAGATTTTTTATTGAGGATAATAAGTTTTCTTGGGACATAAATGCCTAGCGTCGACGAATAAACAA is part of the Polynucleobacter tropicus genome and harbors:
- a CDS encoding transporter; its protein translation is MTRFWSSFQSLIFQVGLVLLAFTSINAHGQEIEARAYSNAPIGMNFLTGGLAQAKSGSYTLNTQALSLTHVIDAVGQSGRLTLVLPYAELTGTGQVGAQTINASAEGLSDPLIKASVNLYGAPALTNSEFANYRQDLIIGASIAASIPWGQYNSNQMINVGANRSLIQPAAGLSQAVGPWRLELAGMATIYTSNNNFMGNNTLSQNPIYSGETHVIYYFPNAAWISADATYFTGGQTYVNGLPASGSQENWRFGSTLSYPIDKSNSIRLSGSKGVYSRTDTSYNAVGISWQYRWGGTP
- a CDS encoding IlvD/Edd family dehydratase, whose protein sequence is MTSKPKDPKSTPESGLRKGLTSYGDKGFSLFLRKAFIKGAGYTNSALDRPVIGIINTGSSYNPCHGNMPQLIEAVKRGVMLAGGLPMDFPTISIHESFSSPTSMYLRNLMSMDTEEMLRAQPMDAVVMIGGCDKTVPAQMMGAASAGLPAIQLITGSMLTGSHRSERVGACTDCRRYWGKFRAGEIDEVEKDEVNDQLVASVGTCSVMGTASTMACISEALGMTVPGGASPPAVTADRIRIAEETGARAVQMAKDGLTIDKILTADAFENAMRVLLAIGGSTNGIVHLAAIAGRMGLEIDLDALDKMGDETPVLLDLKPSGDHYMENFHDAGGMSTLLRELKPLLKLNAMTVTGRTLGEEIDAGPPSFKQDVVRKFNHPIYPRGSIAVLHGNLAPGGAIIKQSAANEKLMEHEGRAVVFENAEDLANRIDSPDLDVTAEDILVLKNIGPKGAPGMPEAGYIPIPLKLARAGIKDIVRISDGRMSGTAFGTIVLHVTPESAIGGPLAYVRNGDRIRLSVKNREISLLISDEELAKRAKENPAVEPTAERGYKKLFLDTVTQADKGVDFDFLRAPKIIGKTPKR
- a CDS encoding AMP-binding protein, whose protein sequence is MSNSKPWIKNYPPGVDPEIAPLTYSSLAEFFETAFDRFGSRKAAESMGKSFTYRQIDHLSKDFASYLQSLNLEKGARIALMYPNVIEYLIAMIGVLRAGYVVVNINPLYTARELEAQLLDSGATVLVLMENFAHTYEQIATKTSVSKVIVSSPGELMGLKGYVINWVARNVKRLVPKWNIDHIGFKQALEIGQKRSFDQPAIELYDIAFLQYTGGTTGISKGAVLLHRNILSNVAQIEMWLNPGLKKADQQLQFLCALPMTHIFALTACAFLGMAKGAMLILVANPRDIDGFINLLIKHPKINIFPGVNTLFHALIHRPEFKKVKFTNLLVTIGGGMAVHRKTADHWQAITGCPIAQGYGLSETSPVVCVNSPLETHFTGHIGPPMPSTDVVILDDDEVQLPDGTPGEICIKGPQVMAGYWNKPEETAHCMTADGYFKSGDIGLITESGHIQIVDRKKDMIVVAGFKVFPNDVEDVLAQMPGVRECAVIGVPHRKLGEIVKAYVVKSDHHLTEADVLQYCKDTLTSYKRPRKVVFAHELPKSNVGKILRRELRNL
- a CDS encoding YqjK-like family protein, with product MNQKLKGLLLRRSELQMLSQKERLEFSKHFEPWEKPLSWADKGIDAFHFVKDNPLLWTSAFAALAHYKPKLASKVLALGWGAIKVLKGAKKLA
- a CDS encoding phage holin family protein, whose translation is MSQENLLSSIKNLAATGASIAQTRLELLSVDVQIARSKFLQSLVMIVSALFFLFFGLVMLALLIVIYSWESDRILALSILTGAFISIGVILAVFVIQSLRTMPKLFEASIAELAKDAEELNR